In Mus musculus strain C57BL/6J chromosome 1, GRCm38.p6 C57BL/6J, a single genomic region encodes these proteins:
- the Ren1 gene encoding renin-1 precursor codes for MDRRRMPLWALLLLWSPCTFSLPTRTATFERIPLKKMPSVREILEERGVDMTRLSAEWGVFTKRPSLTNLTSPVVLTNYLNTQYYGEIGIGTPPQTFKVIFDTGSANLWVPSTKCSRLYLACGIHSLYESSDSSSYMENGSDFTIHYGSGRVKGFLSQDSVTVGGITVTQTFGEVTELPLIPFMLAKFDGVLGMGFPAQAVGGVTPVFDHILSQGVLKEEVFSVYYNRGSHLLGGEVVLGGSDPQHYQGNFHYVSISKTDSWQITMKGVSVGSSTLLCEEGCAVVVDTGSSFISAPTSSLKLIMQALGAKEKRIEEYVVNCSQVPTLPDISFDLGGRAYTLSSTDYVLQYPNRRDKLCTLALHAMDIPPPTGPVWVLGATFIRKFYTEFDRHNNRIGFALAR; via the exons ATGGACAGAAGGAGGATGCCTCTCTGGGCACTCTTGTTGCTCTGGAGTCCTTGCACCTTCAGTCTCCCAACACGCACCGCTACCTTTGAACG AATCCCGCTCAAGAAAATGCCTTCTGTCCGGGAAATCCTGGAGGAGCGGGGAGTGGACATGACCAGGCTCAGTGCTGAATGGGGCGTATTCACAAAGAGGCCTTCCTTGACCAATCTTACCTCCCCCGTGGTCCTCACCAACTACCTGAAT ACCCAGTACTACGGCGAGATTGGCATCGGTACCCCACCCCAGACCTTCAAAGTCATCTTTGACACGGGTTCAGCCAACCTCTGGGTGCCCTCCACCAAGTGCAGCCGCCTCTACCTTGCTTGTG GGATTCACAGCCTCTATGAGTCCTCTGACTCCTCCAGCTACATGGAGAACGGGTCCGACTTCACCATCCACTACGGATCAGGGAGAGTCAAAGGTTTCCTCAGCCAGGACTCGGTGACT GTGGGTGGAATCACTGTGACACAGACCTTTGGAGAGGTCACCGAGCTGCCCCTGATCCCTTTCATGCTGGCCAAGTTTGACGGTGTTCTAGGCATGGGCTTTCCCGCTCAGGCCGTTGGCGGGGTTACCCCTGTCTTTGACCACATTCTCTCCCAGGGGGTGCTAAAGGAGGAAGTGTTCTCTGTCTACTACAACAG GGGTTCCCACCTGCTGGGGGGCGAGGTGGTGCTAGGAGGTAGCGACCCGCAGCATTATCAAGGCAATTTTCActatgtgagcatcagcaagacTGACTCCTGGCAGATCACGATGAAGGG GGTGTCTGTGGGGTCTTCCACCCTGCTATGTGAAGAAGGCTGTGCGGTAGTGGTGGACACTGGTTCATCCTTTATCTCGGCTCCTACGAGCTCCCTGAAGTTGATCATGCAAGCCCTGGGAGCCAAGGAGAAGAGAATAGAAGAA TATGTTGTGAACTGTAGCCAGGTGCCCACCCTCCCCGACATTTCCTTTGACCTGGGAGGCAGGGCCTACACACTCAGCAGTACGGACTACGTGCTACAG TATCCCAACAGGAGAGACAAGCTGTGCACACTGGCTCTCCATGCCATGGACATCCCACCACCCACTGGGCCTGTCTGGGTCCTGGGTGCCACCTTCATCCGCAAGTTCTATACAGAGTTTGATCGGCATAACAATCGCATTGGATTCGCCTTGGCCCGCTaa